In the Ornithodoros turicata isolate Travis chromosome 5, ASM3712646v1, whole genome shotgun sequence genome, CACCATAGAACAGAGTAGTGCTGATTGGATGGGCAATGACATGAGAAGGAGATTGAGGCAGAGAAAAAGAGGGGCCACCAGACTACTGTCCCATTTATCCATGTCTCCATAAGACACAGAGGTCATCTGAAATgtcgcaaaaataaaataaactccAACCAAGATTTTCAACCGGGCTATAAGTACCACTAAAGTGACAATGAGTTTGGCGTAGGCAAAGCCAAATGTGACCAGGAACAGCGTGGGATGATCCTGCATGAGCCCTGCAGCAAAGCTCATCCACAGGCACAGGGACAGGACCAGGACAGGTACTGCTGGACTAAAGGTTCTTTCCTTTTGCGGAAATAAGATATTTTGCCGAGGGTCAACTCGAATGTCAACTCTTGACTCACTTGCTTCCTCTGGACGTATGCGTCTAGGGGTGTTCTCTTTCCCAGCACAATGAGAATGTTGCTGGCTATGACGAATGTGAGCGATACAAATGTCATCAACATGAGTAGTTGACGCAGTTCCAGATGATGCAGCACCTGCACTGTCAATCCTTGAGCATTTTTTATCCCTGCCCTAAATACAAAGTCTCACCTTTGTTAGCCACAGGTTCTGTCCATAAAATGCACTCACAAGGTGTATAATGATCATTAGAAACTGGCACTCGGAGACATCCACCCTGCCGTGAAAACACACCAATGATGCGTCTTTCTCACTTTCACATTTTTCACTCACTTTCCAAAAACCATGACATGAGTGACATGATCCTGCCAGTGAGTTGAGTAGAAGCCACTCatggaaaggaagaaaaatgtcACCAGCAATACGGGAGAATCACCCAGACGCAGGGCTATGGCTATTGATGTCGTCAAAAAAACTGCAAAAGGACACAACAGTATGGACACAATTGCAATACAAAGTCTCCCACTTACAAGTAGAAAGAGCATCACAGCCATGGTCATAAACCTCCTCCAATTGTGTattttgtacattaattgcctGTTTTCCATCCAGCGCATCCAGCAGCTGATAGAGGAACAGGGAAATGGCACACAGTAGAAATGGCCATCGTGGGACCTGTTGACATTCAAACAGATAAGCACTTGGAATCACATCAAAGATATGATACTACCTCAGAGCTCAGATCAGGACTGAACCAAAGCAATATGAAGCAGCAGAGCACATTGATGCTTAGTCCCAAACACGTCAACACGCAAGGAGCCACATATTCTGGAACAAATTTGGAGCACCATGTCCAGAACCTAAACCATTATTAATATTTCAACTTAATCGTAGTCAGATAACACTGAAGCAAAAAATATAGGAGAAACAGCTAGGTACCTCTGAAGGAAGAGACATTCTAGGAGAGACCCGGCACTGGCGTTGTATTGGTAGGGTACCTTACGCAAGTGATCCATTTGTTCCACAGGGAGTACCCAGCCCCCAAAATTATCCCGAGTCTTTGTGGTCTTTTCCATTGCcccttttgaaaaaaaaaaaaaaaagctcaaatCCGGATGGCAAGAATGACACACTAGGCAGCTGGAAGGAACTATCTTTAGGGTCAACATTTCCCTTTAAAAATGGCTGAAAGGATAACGTAGGGCATTTCAAGctcaaaattcaaattcaaattgggAGTATTTCGAGCTAAAGAAGCCGATTACAATCATTGGCGTTTTTTTAGCGCGGCTGCGCCCAACAGTCATTGTTCCGTGTCTACAGTTTGGACCACATCCTCTGGAGGTTTTATCTTATCTGATTGCAAAGTGTTTGTTCTGCAAATGTCCTTCTTTCACAAACGATCACTTTCACAAGGTTGCCAACAATAAACGGCAATGAGAGTCTACTGATTCCATCGGCCTTTGATGGGTTTGATCTATTGGATTTTCCCAACCCCCAAAATGCACGCAAAAACATCCCCTAACGAATGGTACTTACCTCAAGTTAGAGCTGGAATTATACGATACGTAGGGAGACATTCATAGTCTCCCTATATGTCGTATAATTGACCGAGAAACGTCAGTGTGATGTTGGTATACACACTCAAACTGACACAAATTGGAAGGCCCAcggtaggaccgaaggtcgtggCTTTCAGGTGCAACCTTGTTCGAGCGTACTacagctctaccaaattggtggcgctgtccaaCACTATGACGTACAAACGTCTATTCCTTTAGGTAAGTACCGTTCATTAGAACTGGCGCACATATGTTACTATCAGGGTTAACAACTTGATATACACCCGAGAAATTAAGCTATCACACACAAAAGTCTGCTCTCGTGCTAGAATCTTCACTGTAGAACTTGTCGAATATTACGCAAATTATGTCCAGATGCCACTCCGCTCAAAGTTGTCTTGAACTTGGAAGTAGCTCTAGTGGAATATGCCTCGAAACTTTTGCTGTGGACGACGCCAGCACAGTGAGGGAAGGTATACGAGACAACACAAGAGAAGCCACTGGGATTTCCAAGAAACGTATACGAGGATGTACATTTCAAGCGTaaagtctgtgaaaattttctCTCACATTGTGTTTgctttcgtcgccattttgggtaaaaagcaaaccaatcagaggcaCGAAACTATGCCTTTTTTtctgaacgtgaagcagacggACGAAGAAATGACTGCacaggccataggaaatgcatagGGTGAGACTTTGCTTTGCTTCCaactttttttctacaaagtgatggcatttgaaaaaaatatgCATAAAACTTGAAGCAAATGACTATAAGTCTACAGAGTTTGAAGCGCCAGAAAcgtaattttcttttttaacgaCGCGATCAACATGTgcaacctttgctaaattcaccctgtacttGTTTGTGCGTCGCTGGCATCTTCCCTGTCGGCTGTGACATTTCCAAGACATTAACTTGATCCGGCcagcgtttttaaacaggaaaaatcggaATTCATAGACCAACCCAGAACGCTACACACAACATGAAGACATACGCTGGTTCCAGCTGCCgacgcgctgtcgcctgtttgagcgctcgcgtACAAATTTTAAAACGGCCAATCATCACTCAGAAAATAAATTTATCCCCATGAGAACCAATCGGTAAGCACTAGCCCACGGATCGCGTCGTGACGTGATTTTTCATGACGTTATCTGACGTCGGATGACGTAATCGCATGAAGCGCCTCTGTTTATCCCGCGAAGGGGCACTGCTATCTGCTACTGACCGAAACCTTGAGTGGTGAGCTGCCACGAATTTTCCTCCAAGAGGGAGACAAAATCTATCATGATAGCACTaggatttacaaaaagatgacTGGTAGATTCAACAAAGAAGAGGCTACAAGCTGACAATGAACTGACGGAAGGatttctttcgtttcttttatATTCATTCTTCGTATTGTCAACTGTGGGACAATCGCGAGCTTGCTAGGACGTGCAGGTGAAGCTGCGTTGTCCGCCCGCTACAAGGGGAAAAGCAAACCCGAGCAAGGGCACCAAGATCATCATATGCACAAGTATAACAAACTATGCATGTACAGCATGGCTCAAACAACGGAGTGCAATAATATCTTCTGCGCACTGGATTGTGGAGGCATGCAATTACCCACCTCACAACAACAAAAATCTTCCCCTCATGTTCGTGCGCACACGTTCAAGTATACCAATGTTTTACGAATTTTTAGCGGGACTACAAACCACACTTTTCGATGCCTTATCGAAGACACCGCGCAGCGTTGTGTGGATAAACAGAAACCGCACTGAATGCAAACCAAAATAATAATCACGTCGGTATATAAAAGAGGAGCGTTGAATACCACTTACTTTACACAGCGTGAAATGATGTCGTCTGCACACGCACTTATCATCCGCTAGACGATGTCTGCGCCGCCTATGACGCTCCAAGTGATGCAATCAGCGCCAAGGGAAAAAAACCGCCCGATAACGATATTTCAACGCTTGCAGAATGTTCATTTCTATGAATAATTTTTGCGCGGGATCAAATGTTCGCAAAATACGCATATTTTCAAGTCCTGCCCGTTGCCAGACTTTATCTTTGGCTGCCACAAAACAAATCACACTtgtaaaagaaagagagaaagagaaaaaaggtgGTTCAAGGTCGTGCGTCTTATTCAAAGATGAACATGACATAGCCCAAAATAAAACGAAAGTTATTTCTTTATAGCATATGAGTGAAGTATATACAAGACTCATTCGTCGTCATCGTCCAAAGTGTGAGCGGTGATGACAACATCCGCCTGAGATCCCTCGGCCAGGATGTCCGTCGAAAGCAGCTGGGCTGGATTCACTACCACTACAATCTGCTGACCAGATGGAGTTTGCACAAAAGTCCCTTCTTCCTGTGGTAAGAAACTCAATGCACACTCCAAGAAAAGGAACCGCAAAAAGTAACTAAACACTCGTTACAATACAATGATACCCACTGTAAAATCAACATGCGCTCGATTATTATCGGGACTTTTAACACGCATTAAATTTTAGCAACACCCGATATTGGAAAAATTGATATCAGATATCTCGATTTTCTTGCAAAAACCTAGCCGATGGAAGCACTGTCCTTTTCTTTCgcattagtaaactcccacagttcaaagtggcactaagcactctgggattttctgaactggTCTATCGCAAAATCGCAAACCCAAATTGTTCTCTGGATATACCTATGGTCTCCAGAATTGTTTTAGCAAAGGTTAGCCGGCTATCTACCAAAATGAGGTTATGGACACAATCAACAATTTTAACTGTTGACAACGTTAGAGGTCTCCCTGATCTTCCAGTACCTTTGTTCTGAAAGTTGTTCACGGTTAAGTATGAGGGGCACTTTTTCAGTTAATGTTTGCATCACGCAGTCATAGATTTCCCTCAGAGTTTTTTGCTGCATGAACAGGAACTTGATGATAGCCCAAAGTTCAACTTTGGAAAACTTTTGCTCTTTCTTGTCTCGCTCTTTGTGTCAACTGTGACAAGATGACATTTATCTGCAAGTGGGACAGGCCTCTTAAAACCTCGGACCAGCCTACAAGAGCTCATTTCATTCCCaccatctcgcaataaagttgttgcactGTTCAAGATTCGCAGTAACAAAAAAGAAGGTACCACAAGGACAAACCTCGTTACAGCGAAAACGCTTACAACGAATTATCAGTTATTGCGAGGTTCTCTTTCAGTTTGGTTGGTCACGCTTTATTTCTATGGCAGTTTTATTTTTATAACAAACTAGTAACGAATTGGGGTGGCCATTTTGTGGTAATCTTTTCTTGCCATACCCCGAGCGCCatgaatttgccagctagcacacAACTATATAGCCCACACCACGAGGGTGGGTTCATTAAGAGAGAGTTCTCAGACCTAGCAATAATTTATTGCTTCATCTCAACTTCAAAGTTAAAAATCTTCAAAGGGGTGCGAGAAGGATAAGTTTCCCCTAGGGAAAATCTCTAAGGATTCCCGAAACAATCTTCGGTGTGTGTAACGTCCCACACAACCACGGTggtaccagtgatggccagtagttaactacatgtagttcaactacttgattgcagttaaaaagtagttatcaactacttgcagaaatgtagtggcaactactagttaaactacttccgactttgccgcaagctttacggcacgattgtgcttccgacttttaccttgagctttgatgagaacggaggtgcagagcaattgtgccgtgcatgtgtactaaatcctTACTTTTTATCGCTgcttcatatttaggtgtccaaggacACTATAGAATACAATAGTATAGAACAATATAGAATAGAATGGggttggtgttgatggacaacgttaagtagttatagatgtagttaaagaactacctccactgaaaagtagttgaactactagttaaactactgcattgtgaagtagttatagttaaactactgtagaagtagttagtggccatcattTTTGTTgacaattgtttgtttgttcagaAGAATTGTGTATGTATTGGATATCGAGATGGGAAAGCTGACGGGTTGTGGGAGTCAAAAGCATAGTTTGATTTGTCAGTTTGTTGATGACATCATTGTTATCTCTGATGCTGGTACAATATGTGCGGATTCTACCGTACAGTTTGTTAGTGCCCGGGTTTTTGCTGGTCATATGGAAAGGAAAACTGCGAGCCGGTCCTGCCCTACACGAGTGCACATTCTAAACTTGTCACTGTGTTCTGTGTTTGGTAACGAAGAAAAGTTGTTTTCATTTCGTCCGGGGTAGTTTGGAGAAGCAATGTGCAGGCTGAGTATGACATCCAATTGAATGCAAAGAGGGCCATGAAATTGCTCCAAAGTTGACAGTAATGACGTAAACTCTCGTAATGTTGTTGTTAAGGAATGTGCAGCAAATGTTAAAAGAATGGCTGGGTCTTCGGAACTGGGGATCATTTACGGGAATGTAAAGAATGCTACTATATTGCCTACACACaccgaaggttgtttcgggaatGCTTAGAGATCGCCACTAGGAGAAAAGTAGTTAGTATCACACTCCTTGGAAGATTTAATAAATTATTGCTGCGTTTGAGAGCCGGAAATGGATATTCCATGGGTTGTCCAGAGCAGCGtgacaagaaaaaataaaaacaagaagaagaattgTAGGAGCAACTCCAATCTGGATATGCTTGAGCGTCAAGGACATTACAAACTGACTAATCCACGACCATGTCATAACCCCTATGAGAAGTCCATCCGCACGATCTGCTAGGGGCACTACTCACTGACCCGCATGAGTGGAAATTTcaattttgaacgtgcagaagcggctactgtagcagacaacagcaatagctcctatgaa is a window encoding:
- the LOC135395094 gene encoding cholinephosphotransferase 1-like isoform X3, with the protein product MEKTTKTRDNFGGWVLPVEQMDHLRKVPYQYNASAGSLLECLFLQRFWTWCSKFVPEYVAPCVLTCLGLSINVLCCFILLWFSPDLSSEVPRWPFLLCAISLFLYQLLDALDGKQAINVQNTQLEEVYDHGCDALSTFFLTTSIAIALRLGDSPVLLVTFFFLSMSGFYSTHWQDHVTHVMVFGKVDVSECQFLMIIIHLVSAFYGQNLWLTKVLHHLELRQLLMLMTFVSLTFVIASNILIVLGKRTPLDAYVQRKQERTFSPAVPVLVLSLCLWMSFAAGLMQDHPTLFLVTFGFAYAKLIVTLVMTSVSYGDMDKWDSSLVAPLFLCLNLLLMSLPIQSALLCSMVYSIMDFARYFTYASWDLRDALDLWIFSIKYPKGDSRRRAGLNGIYLNGLNNKFLLKNAKTLRVETKDLKPVGAGEDNFQGRA
- the LOC135395094 gene encoding choline/ethanolaminephosphotransferase 1-like isoform X4, yielding MISACADDIISRCVKFWTWCSKFVPEYVAPCVLTCLGLSINVLCCFILLWFSPDLSSEVPRWPFLLCAISLFLYQLLDALDGKQAINVQNTQLEEVYDHGCDALSTFFLTTSIAIALRLGDSPVLLVTFFFLSMSGFYSTHWQDHVTHVMVFGKVDVSECQFLMIIIHLVSAFYGQNLWLTKVLHHLELRQLLMLMTFVSLTFVIASNILIVLGKRTPLDAYVQRKQERTFSPAVPVLVLSLCLWMSFAAGLMQDHPTLFLVTFGFAYAKLIVTLVMTSVSYGDMDKWDSSLVAPLFLCLNLLLMSLPIQSALLCSMVYSIMDFARYFTYASWDLRDALDLWIFSIKYPKGDSRRRAGLNGIYLNGLNNKFLLKNAKTLRVETKDLKPVGAGEDNFQGRA
- the LOC135395094 gene encoding cholinephosphotransferase 1-like isoform X1, translated to MLTLKIVPSSCLVCHSCHPDLSFFFFFSKGAMEKTTKTRDNFGGWVLPVEQMDHLRKVPYQYNASAGSLLECLFLQRFWTWCSKFVPEYVAPCVLTCLGLSINVLCCFILLWFSPDLSSEVPRWPFLLCAISLFLYQLLDALDGKQAINVQNTQLEEVYDHGCDALSTFFLTTSIAIALRLGDSPVLLVTFFFLSMSGFYSTHWQDHVTHVMVFGKVDVSECQFLMIIIHLVSAFYGQNLWLTKVLHHLELRQLLMLMTFVSLTFVIASNILIVLGKRTPLDAYVQRKQERTFSPAVPVLVLSLCLWMSFAAGLMQDHPTLFLVTFGFAYAKLIVTLVMTSVSYGDMDKWDSSLVAPLFLCLNLLLMSLPIQSALLCSMVYSIMDFARYFTYASWDLRDALDLWIFSIKYPKGDSRRRAGLNGIYLNGLNNKFLLKNAKTLRVETKDLKPVGAGEDNFQGRA
- the LOC135395094 gene encoding cholinephosphotransferase 1-like isoform X2; this encodes MLTLKIVPSSCLVCHSCHPDLSFFFFFSKGAMEKTTKTRDNFGGWVLPVEQMDHLRKVPYQYNASAGSLLECLFLQRFWTWCSKFVPEYVAPCVLTCLGLSINVLCCFILLWFSPDLSSEVPRWPFLLCAISLFLYQLLDALDGKQAINVQNTQLEEVYDHGCDALSTFFLTTSIAIALRLGDSPVLLVTFFFLSMSGFYSTHWQDHVTHVMVFGKVDVSECQFLMIIIHLVSAFYGQNLWLTKVLHHLELRQLLMLMTFVSLTFVIASNILIVLGKRTPLDAYVQRKQERTFSPAVPVLVLSLCLWMSFAAGLMQDHPTLFLVTFGFAYAKLIVTLVMTSVSYGDMDKWDSSLVAPLFLCLNLLLMSLPIQSALLCSMVYSIMDFARYFTYASWDLRDALDLWIFSIKYPKGDSRRRAGLNGIYLNGLNNKFLLKNAKTLRVETK